A section of the Perognathus longimembris pacificus isolate PPM17 chromosome 7, ASM2315922v1, whole genome shotgun sequence genome encodes:
- the Themis2 gene encoding protein THEMIS2, whose protein sequence is MGTREPVALQDFVRDLDPASLPRVLRVCSGVYFEGSIYEISGSECCLSTGDLIKVTQVHLQKVICENPATGETMDLDPTFPGLFSPVVSLRSYKTLEEMVPAPAQSPWQLPVYFLLPHGMVMEDGVAAEDRPLMLEAMEVHLRTRCARCVYNVGPQQVVLHLPLSQKGPFWKLESGAPQTLHQILEDPALRDSRLICASLPWPSLILKPQYEIQAIMHMRRTMVRIPSTLEVDVEDITASSQHIHFIKPLLLSEVLTQGGPFPLLTEILEVPEGPPVFLSPWVSSLRKGQRLCIYGPSSTPWRLLASSKGRKVPRHFMVSGAYQGKLRRRPREFPTAYDLLAAFQPGQPLRVVATKDCEGAEENPEIASLAVGDRLEVLGCSQVCGVQGQDIDVLVCQRLGEQAAEAEEAEDEEAEEDQEQILLPLYLPGGFVEELNDGRRYGLTDLTAQFPLPCEVKVMAKDPKHLDDPLVSFGGLRLEEKIAEPFVVVGLDSQPGLCFEIPPRWLDLTVVEAEGQPGQPAGPLPVATVEELTDAFYYSLRKLPASKSQAPPPRPPKSQSLREQKKQSSKERGVKSLEILENQQTPALLKPKAKSLRDSFNDKSSVYSKIDAFTSTKNLGTTKPSPQDRVVMMAPKASSMPRGHCTFKSGPTPDQDSFLDVDAHDYEEIVEHFRKTL, encoded by the exons ATGGGCACCAGGGAGCCGGTGGCGCTGCAGGACTTCGTGCGGGACCTGGATCCTGCGTCGCTCCCACGCGTGCTGCGGGTCTGCTCCGGAGTCTACTTCGAGG GCTCCATCTACGAGATCTCGGGGAGTGAGTGCTGCCTGTCCACGGGGGACCTGATCAAGGTTACCCAGGTTCACCTCCAAAAGGTGATCTGTGAGAACCCGGCCACGGGTGAGACCATGGACCTCGATCCCACCTTCCCAG GCCTCTTCAGCCCTGTCGTCAGCCTCAGGAGCTACAAGACGCTGGAGGAGATGGTCCCTGCCCCAGCTCAGAGCCCCTGGCAGCTGCCTGTTTACTTCCTGTTGCCTCACGGCATGGTCATGGAGGACGGGGTGGCGGCTGAGGACCGACCGCTCATGCTGGAGGCCATGGAGGTGCACCTCAGGACCCGCTGTGCGCGCTGTGTCTACAACGTGGGGCCACAGCAGGTGGTCTTGCACCTGCCTCTGTCCCAGAAGGGGCCTTTCTGGAAATTGGAGTCTGGAGCCCCCCAAACCCTGCACCAGATCCTGGAGGACCCTGCTCTGAGGGACAGCAGGCTGATCTGCGCCAGCCTACCCTGGCCCTCCTTGATCCTGAAACCCCAGTATGAAATCCAGGCCATCATGCACA TGCGCAGGACCATGGTCAGGATCCCGTCCACCCTGGAAGTGGACGTGGAAGACATCACAGCCTCCTCCCAGCACATCCACTTCATCAAACCCCTGCTGCTCAGCGAGGTCCTGACCCAGGGAGGCCCCTTCCCCCTGCTCACGGAGATCCTGGAGGTTCCCGAGGGCCCCCCCGTCTTCCTCAGCCCCTGGGTGAGCTCCTTGAGGAAAGGCCAGCGGCTCTGCATCTATGGCCCATCCTCCACGCCCTGGCGGCTCCTGGCCTCCAGCAAGGGCCGGAAGGTGCCCAGACACTTCATGGTGTCCGGCGCCTACCAGGGCAAGCTGCGGCGGCGGCCGCGCGAGTTCCCCACCGCCTACGACCTCCTGGCTGCTTTCCAGCCAGGCCAGCCCCTCCGCGTGGTGGCCACAAAAGACTGTGAGGGTGCAGAGGAGAACCCCGAAATCGCCTCCCTGGCTGTGGGCGACCGGCTGGAAGTGTTGGGGTGTAGCCAGGTGTGTGGGGTCCAGGGCCAGGACATTGACGTGCTGGTGTGCCAGCGGCTGGGCGAGCAGGCCGCAGAGGCCGAGGAGGCAGAGGATGAAGAGGCCGAGGAGGACCAGGAGCAGATTCTGCTGCCTCTCTACCTCCCGGGCGGCTTCGTGGAGGAGCTGAACGATGGCCGGCGCTACGGCCTAACAGATCTCACTGCCCAGTTCCCGCTGCCCTGTGAGGTCAAGGTGATGGCCAAGGACCCCAAGCACTTGGATGACCCTCTGGTCTCCTTCGGGGGCCTGCGGCTGGAGGAGAAGATCGCAGAGCCCTTCGTGGTGGTGGGGCTGGACTCCCAGCCCGGCCTGTGCTTTGAGATCCCGCCCCGGTGGCTGGACCTGACTGTGGTGGAGGCCGAGGGGCAGCCAGGCCAGCCGGCCGGGCCTCTGCCCGTGGCGACAGTGGAAGAGCTGACGGACGCCTTCTACTACAGTCTTCGCAAGCTACCAGCTAGTAAGAGCCAAGCCCCACCACCCAggccccccaaaagccagagccTCCGTGAGCAGAAGAAACAGAGCAGCAAGGAGAGAGGGGTAAAG tctttgGAAATCTTGGAAAACCAGCAGACTCCAGCACTGCTCAAACCCAAGGCAAAGAGCTTGCGGGACTCTTTCAATGACAAATCAAGTGTATACAGCAAGATTGATGCCTTCACCTCCACGAAGAACCTTGGCACCACCAAGCCCTCTCCCCAGGACAGAG TGGTAATGATGGCACCCAAGGCCTCAAGCATGCCACGCGGGCACTGTACTTTCAAGAGTGGGCCCACGCCCGACCAAGACTCTTTTCTAGATGTGGATGCCCACGACTATGAAGAAATAGTTGAGCACTTTCGGAAAACTCTCTAG
- the Rpa2 gene encoding replication protein A 32 kDa subunit, translated as MWNSGFESFGGSGYGGAGGYTQFPGGFGSQTPSQAEKKSKTRAQQIVPCTISQLLSASVIDDTFKIGNVEVSQVTIVGIIRHAEKAPTNIVYKVDDMTASPMDVRQWVDTDDASSENPVVPPETYVKVAGHLRSFQNKKSLVAFKIMPLEDMNEFTTHILEVVNAHMMLSKSSSQPSAGRPSLGNLGMSDAGNFSGNSFTPSNGLTAVQNQVLNLIKACPRPEGLNFQDLRNQLQHMPIATIKQAVDFLSNEGHIYSTVDDDHFKSTDAE; from the exons GTGGGTTTGAAAGCTTTGGCGGCAGCGGCTATGGCGGAGCCGGCGGCTACACTCAGTTCCCGGGGGGCTTCGGGTCACAGACGCCGTCGCAGGCCGAAAAGAAATCG AAAACCCGAGCCCAGCAGATCGTCCCCTGTACTATATCTCAGCTGCTTTCTGCCAGTGTCATAGATGACACATTCAAAATCGGGAATGTTGAAGTTTCACAG GTCACTATTGTAGGAATAATCAGACATGCAGAAAAGGCTCCAACCAATATTGTTTACAAAGTAGATGACATGACTGCTTCACCCATGGATGTTCGTCAGTGGGTTGACACCGAT GATGCCAGCAGTGAAAACCCTGTGGTTCCTCCAGAAACGTACGTGAAAGTGGCCGGCCATCTCAGGTCTTTTCAG AACAAAAAGAGCCTTGTGGCTTTTAAGATCATGCCCTTGGAGGACATGAATGAGTTCACCACACATATTCTGGAAGTAGTCAACGCGCACATGATGCTAAGCAAGTCCAGCAGCCAG CCCTCAGCAGGAAGGCCCTCTCTTGGCAATCTAGGAATGAGCGACGCGGGGAACTTCAGTGGGAATAGCTTCACGCCCTCCAATGGCCTCACTGCGGTTCAGAATCAG GTGTTGAACTTGATTAAGGCTTGCCCAAGACCTGAAGGATTGAACTTTCAGGATCTCAGGAACCAGCTCCAGCATATGCCTATAGCCACAATCAA GCAAGCTGTGGATTTCTTAAGCAACGAGGGACATATTTATTCTACTGTGGATGATGATCACTTTAAGTCCACAGATGCAGAATAA